From Pseudomonas sp. CCI4.2, one genomic window encodes:
- the hisC gene encoding histidinol-phosphate transaminase yields the protein MSGDFLALAQPGVQKLSPYVPGKPVDELARELNIAPASIIKLASNENPLGASPKVLAAIHRELAELTRYPDGNGFNLKAQLSERCGVQANQVTLGNGSNDILELVARAYLAPGLNAVFSEHAFAIYPIVTQAVGADAHVAPAKDWGHDLPAMLAAIDSNTRVVFIANPNNPTGTWFGPSALADFLADVPANVLVVLDEAYIEYAAGTDLPNGLDYLAQYPNLLVSRTFSKAYGLASLRVGYGLSSPAVADVLNRVRQPFNVNSLALAAACAALDDVEYVAQSRRLNEVGMHLLEQGLRELGLSWIASKANFLAVDLGREGASVYQGLLNEGVIVRPIGGYGMPNHLRVSIGLPSENLRFLDALAKVLARG from the coding sequence ATGAGCGGCGACTTCCTTGCCCTGGCACAGCCGGGCGTGCAAAAACTTTCACCCTACGTCCCGGGAAAGCCTGTAGACGAATTGGCGCGTGAGCTGAACATCGCCCCGGCCAGCATCATTAAGCTGGCCAGTAACGAAAACCCGCTGGGCGCGAGCCCAAAGGTGTTGGCGGCGATTCACCGCGAGTTAGCCGAGCTGACGCGCTACCCGGACGGCAACGGTTTCAACCTTAAAGCGCAACTGTCTGAGCGCTGTGGCGTGCAGGCCAATCAAGTGACGTTGGGCAATGGCTCCAACGACATCCTTGAGTTGGTCGCCCGTGCTTACTTGGCGCCGGGGTTAAACGCGGTGTTCAGTGAGCACGCGTTTGCGATTTATCCCATCGTCACCCAGGCGGTAGGTGCTGACGCTCACGTCGCGCCCGCCAAAGACTGGGGCCATGACCTGCCTGCCATGCTGGCTGCTATTGATAGCAACACCCGTGTCGTATTTATCGCTAACCCAAATAACCCCACCGGCACCTGGTTCGGTCCGAGCGCCTTGGCTGATTTCCTCGCCGACGTTCCGGCAAACGTGTTGGTTGTGCTGGATGAGGCCTACATCGAGTACGCCGCCGGCACAGATTTGCCAAACGGCCTGGATTATTTGGCGCAGTACCCCAATTTGCTGGTCTCGCGCACGTTTTCCAAAGCCTACGGCTTGGCATCGTTGCGCGTTGGATACGGGCTATCGTCGCCTGCGGTTGCGGACGTACTCAATCGCGTCCGCCAGCCGTTCAACGTGAACAGCCTTGCACTGGCTGCCGCGTGCGCCGCGTTGGACGATGTCGAGTACGTGGCCCAAAGCCGTCGCCTGAACGAAGTGGGCATGCACCTGTTGGAGCAAGGATTGCGCGAGCTGGGCTTGAGCTGGATTGCGTCAAAAGCCAACTTCCTCGCCGTCGACCTCGGTCGTGAAGGTGCCTCGGTGTATCAGGGGTTGCTCAATGAAGGCGTGATCGTGCGTCCGATCGGTGGTTATGGCATGCCTAACCACCTGCGGGTGAGCATTGGATTGCCAAGCGAAAACCTGCGTTTTCTCGACGCGCTGGCGAAGGTTCTGGCGCGTGGTTGA
- a CDS encoding bifunctional prephenate dehydrogenase/3-phosphoshikimate 1-carboxyvinyltransferase, with translation MIGRLVVIGLGLIGGSFAKGLRESGLCGEVVGVDLDPRSRLLAVELGVVDRCEEDIAAACRGADVIMLAVPILAMEKLLTLLARFELGDAVLTDVGSAKGNVVRAARLAFGECPVRFVPGHPIAGSEQSGVEASNAQLFRRHKVILTPLADTDPTALALVDRLWSELGADVEHMQVERHDEVLAATSHLPHLLAFGLVDSLAKRNENLDIFRYAAGGFRDFTRIAGSDPVMWHDIFLANREAVLRTLDTFRSDLDALRDAVDAGDGHQLLGVFTRARVAREHFSKILARRAYVDAMNSNDLIFLANPGGRVSGRIRVPGDKSISHRSIMLGSLAEGTTEVEGFLEGEDALATLQAFRDMGVVIEGPNHGRVTIHGVGLHGLKAAPGPIYLGNSGTSMRLLSGLLAAQSFDSTLTGDASLSKRPMNRVANPLREMGAVIETAAEGRPPMTIRGGKRLTGLTYTMPMASAQVKSCLLLAGLYAEGQTRVTEPAPTRDHTERMLRGFGYPVSTQGSTASVESGHTLTATHIEVPADISSAAFFLVAASIAEDSDLLLEHVGINPTRTGVIDILRLMGADITLENQREVGGEPVADLRVRSAKLKGIDIPEELVPLAIDEFPVLFVAAACADGRTVLRGAEELRVKESDRIQVMADGLLALGVQAEPTPDGIIIDGAGSGAVAFSGGEVNGHGDHRIAMAFSVASLRASAPIRIHDCANVATSFPNFLALCAQVGMRVAQEAQS, from the coding sequence ATGATCGGTCGCCTAGTGGTGATCGGCCTCGGTTTGATCGGCGGTTCGTTTGCCAAAGGGCTGCGGGAGAGCGGGCTGTGCGGCGAAGTCGTTGGCGTCGATCTGGATCCGCGCTCCCGCCTACTGGCGGTTGAGCTGGGTGTTGTAGATCGCTGCGAGGAGGACATTGCTGCCGCTTGTCGCGGCGCTGACGTGATCATGCTCGCTGTGCCTATTCTGGCGATGGAAAAACTGCTGACGTTGTTGGCTCGCTTCGAACTCGGTGATGCGGTGTTGACCGATGTCGGCAGCGCCAAAGGCAATGTGGTGCGTGCGGCGCGGCTGGCGTTTGGTGAATGTCCTGTGCGGTTCGTGCCGGGGCATCCGATTGCCGGGTCTGAGCAGAGCGGGGTGGAAGCTTCCAATGCCCAGTTGTTCCGTCGGCATAAAGTGATTTTGACGCCGTTGGCCGATACTGACCCGACGGCTTTGGCCCTGGTCGACCGACTGTGGTCGGAGCTGGGGGCAGACGTCGAGCACATGCAGGTTGAGCGCCACGACGAAGTGTTGGCCGCCACCAGTCATTTGCCGCATTTGCTGGCGTTTGGTTTGGTCGATTCGCTGGCCAAACGCAACGAGAACCTGGACATCTTTCGATACGCAGCGGGCGGTTTCCGCGATTTCACAAGGATCGCCGGGAGTGATCCGGTGATGTGGCACGACATCTTCCTCGCCAATCGCGAGGCGGTGTTACGCACATTAGATACATTTCGCAGCGACCTCGACGCCTTGCGCGACGCGGTCGATGCAGGGGATGGGCACCAATTGTTGGGCGTTTTCACCCGCGCCCGTGTTGCTCGCGAGCATTTCAGTAAAATCCTGGCCCGTCGGGCCTATGTGGACGCTATGAACTCCAACGACCTGATTTTCCTGGCTAACCCTGGTGGACGCGTTTCCGGACGTATCCGAGTGCCAGGCGACAAATCAATTTCTCACCGCTCGATCATGCTCGGCTCACTGGCTGAAGGCACGACCGAAGTCGAAGGCTTCCTCGAAGGAGAGGACGCGCTGGCAACCCTGCAAGCGTTCCGTGACATGGGCGTGGTCATCGAAGGCCCGAACCATGGTCGCGTGACCATTCACGGTGTTGGCCTACACGGGCTGAAAGCGGCTCCCGGCCCGATCTATCTGGGTAACTCCGGCACCTCGATGCGCCTATTGTCGGGTTTGCTTGCAGCACAGAGCTTCGACAGCACATTGACCGGCGACGCATCGCTGTCCAAGCGTCCGATGAACCGAGTGGCCAATCCTTTGCGGGAAATGGGCGCAGTAATCGAGACCGCTGCCGAAGGTCGTCCACCGATGACCATCCGTGGCGGCAAGCGTCTGACTGGCTTGACTTACACCATGCCAATGGCGAGTGCGCAGGTTAAATCCTGCTTGTTACTGGCAGGGCTGTACGCCGAAGGTCAGACCCGTGTAACTGAGCCTGCGCCGACCCGCGATCACACCGAACGCATGCTGCGTGGCTTTGGCTACCCCGTCAGCACCCAGGGCAGCACTGCGTCGGTTGAATCCGGCCATACGCTGACCGCTACCCACATCGAAGTGCCGGCGGATATTTCGTCGGCTGCGTTCTTTTTGGTCGCGGCGTCTATTGCCGAGGACTCGGACTTGTTGCTGGAGCACGTCGGCATCAACCCGACCCGTACTGGTGTCATCGACATTCTTCGTTTGATGGGGGCTGACATCACGCTTGAAAATCAGCGTGAAGTTGGCGGCGAGCCTGTAGCGGACTTGCGCGTACGCTCGGCGAAACTTAAAGGTATCGACATTCCTGAAGAGCTGGTGCCCTTGGCTATCGACGAATTCCCGGTGCTGTTCGTTGCGGCGGCCTGCGCCGACGGACGGACCGTTCTGCGTGGCGCGGAAGAATTGCGCGTCAAAGAGTCGGACCGCATTCAAGTGATGGCCGATGGTTTGCTCGCGTTGGGCGTTCAAGCCGAACCGACACCGGACGGCATTATCATTGATGGCGCCGGTTCCGGCGCCGTAGCGTTCAGCGGCGGTGAAGTCAACGGTCACGGCGACCACCGTATCGCCATGGCTTTCAGTGTTGCCTCTTTGCGCGCATCGGCACCGATCCGCATTCATGACTGCGCCAACGTCGCCACGTCTTTCCCCAACTTCCTTGCACTGTGTGCGCAAGTCGGCATGCGAGTAGCACAAGAGGCACAGTCGTGA
- the cmk gene encoding (d)CMP kinase, translating into MKVQPPVITIDGPSGSGKGTVAGKLAKHLGWCLLDSGALYRLLAFAARNHGVDLTNEEALKLLAAHLDVQFNAGNDDHGQRITLEGEDVTHAIRNEQIGNGASQVASLPAVRDALLQRQRAFLEAPGLVADGRDMGTVVFPDAPLKIFLTATPEERARRRYLQLKAKGDDVSLSSLLDEICARDERDTQRAVAPLKPAHDAIQLDSTELSIEQVLERILSEVAIRDIAG; encoded by the coding sequence GTGAAGGTTCAGCCTCCAGTTATTACAATCGACGGACCTAGCGGCTCCGGCAAAGGCACCGTGGCGGGCAAATTAGCCAAGCACCTGGGCTGGTGTCTGCTCGATTCCGGGGCGCTTTATCGCCTGTTGGCCTTTGCGGCGCGCAACCACGGCGTCGACCTGACCAACGAAGAAGCATTGAAGTTACTGGCCGCTCATCTGGACGTCCAGTTCAACGCAGGCAACGATGACCACGGGCAACGCATTACCCTTGAAGGCGAAGACGTTACCCACGCCATCCGCAATGAACAGATCGGCAACGGTGCCTCGCAAGTCGCGTCACTGCCGGCCGTGCGCGACGCATTGCTCCAGCGCCAGCGTGCTTTTCTGGAGGCTCCGGGCTTGGTAGCGGACGGCCGTGACATGGGCACCGTGGTATTTCCGGATGCTCCGCTGAAGATTTTTCTGACGGCCACACCCGAGGAGCGTGCACGTCGCCGTTACTTGCAGTTGAAGGCCAAGGGTGATGATGTTAGTCTGTCGAGTCTGCTAGATGAGATATGTGCACGCGATGAGCGTGACACCCAGCGTGCGGTAGCCCCGCTTAAACCGGCGCATGACGCCATACAGCTGGATTCCACCGAATTATCGATTGAGCAGGTGTTGGAACGCATCTTGAGTGAAGTCGCGATTCGCGATATCGCCGGATGA
- the rpsA gene encoding 30S ribosomal protein S1, which produces MSESFAELFEESLKTLNLQAGSIITAIIVDIDYQAGWVTVHAGLKSEGLIPLEQFHNDAGELTIKIGDEVHVALDAVEDGFGETKLSREKAKRAECWIVLEAAFAAEEVVKGVINGKVKGGFTVDVNGIRAFLPGSLVDVRPVRDTTHLEGKELEFKVIKLDQKRNNVVVSRRSVLEAENSAEREALLESLQEGQQVKGIVKNLTDYGAFVDLGGVDGLLHITDMAWKRIKHPSEIVNVGDEIDVKVLKYDRERNRVSLGLKQLGEDPWVAIKARYPEGTRVTARVTNLTDYGCFAELEEGVEGLVHVSEMDWTNKNIHPSKVVQVGDEVEVMVLDIDEERRRISLGIKQCKSNPWEDFSGQFNKGDKISGTIKSITDFGIFIGLDGGIDGLVHLSDISWNEVGEEAVRRFKKGDELDTVILSVDPERERISLGIKQLESDPFSEYVMVNDKGAIVRGIVKEVDAKGAIITLADDIEATLKASEISRDRVEDARNVLKEGEEVEAKIISVDRKSRVIQLSIKSKDVEDEKEAIQSLRTKPEAAESTGPTTIGDLLRAQMEKQN; this is translated from the coding sequence ATGAGCGAAAGCTTTGCAGAACTTTTTGAAGAAAGCCTAAAGACCCTCAACCTTCAGGCCGGTTCGATCATCACCGCGATCATCGTTGATATCGATTACCAGGCTGGATGGGTGACGGTTCACGCCGGTCTCAAATCTGAAGGCCTCATCCCGCTAGAGCAGTTCCATAACGATGCTGGCGAGCTGACCATCAAGATCGGCGACGAAGTGCACGTTGCACTGGACGCGGTCGAAGATGGCTTTGGCGAAACCAAGCTGTCCCGCGAAAAAGCCAAGCGTGCTGAGTGCTGGATCGTTCTGGAAGCGGCTTTCGCAGCTGAAGAAGTGGTCAAGGGCGTTATCAACGGTAAGGTTAAAGGCGGCTTCACTGTCGACGTTAACGGCATCCGTGCGTTCCTGCCTGGTTCTCTGGTTGACGTACGCCCAGTGCGTGACACGACTCACCTGGAAGGCAAAGAACTCGAATTCAAGGTCATCAAACTCGACCAGAAACGCAACAACGTTGTCGTTTCTCGCCGTAGCGTCCTTGAAGCTGAGAACAGCGCTGAGCGTGAAGCTCTGCTGGAATCCTTGCAGGAAGGCCAACAAGTCAAAGGTATCGTCAAAAACCTCACCGATTACGGCGCATTCGTCGATCTGGGTGGCGTCGATGGCCTGCTGCACATTACCGACATGGCTTGGAAGCGTATCAAGCATCCATCGGAAATCGTCAATGTTGGCGATGAGATCGATGTAAAAGTCCTGAAGTACGATCGCGAACGCAATCGTGTTTCCTTGGGTCTGAAGCAGTTGGGCGAAGATCCATGGGTCGCTATCAAAGCTCGCTACCCAGAAGGCACTCGCGTTACCGCCCGTGTTACCAACCTGACCGACTACGGCTGCTTCGCTGAGCTGGAAGAAGGCGTTGAAGGCCTGGTACACGTTTCCGAAATGGACTGGACCAACAAAAACATCCACCCTTCAAAAGTCGTACAAGTTGGCGACGAAGTGGAAGTTATGGTTCTGGACATCGACGAAGAGCGTCGTCGTATCTCCCTCGGCATCAAGCAGTGCAAATCTAACCCATGGGAAGATTTCTCTGGCCAGTTCAACAAGGGCGATAAAATCTCCGGCACCATCAAGTCGATCACCGATTTCGGTATCTTCATTGGTCTGGACGGCGGCATCGACGGCCTGGTTCATCTGTCCGATATCTCTTGGAACGAAGTGGGCGAAGAAGCCGTACGTCGCTTCAAGAAGGGCGACGAGCTCGACACCGTCATCCTGTCTGTTGATCCAGAGCGCGAACGCATCTCGCTCGGTATCAAGCAGCTGGAAAGCGATCCGTTCTCTGAGTACGTGATGGTCAACGACAAAGGCGCTATCGTTCGCGGTATCGTTAAAGAAGTTGACGCCAAAGGCGCCATCATCACTCTGGCCGACGACATCGAAGCTACTCTGAAAGCCTCCGAAATCAGCCGTGACCGCGTTGAAGACGCGCGTAACGTTCTGAAAGAAGGCGAAGAAGTTGAAGCCAAGATCATCAGTGTTGATCGCAAGAGCCGCGTAATCCAATTGTCTATCAAGTCGAAAGACGTTGAAGACGAGAAGGAAGCAATCCAAAGCCTGCGCACTAAGCCAGAAGCTGCGGAAAGCACAGGTCCTACCACCATTGGTGACCTGCTTCGCGCACAAATGGAAAAACAGAACTAA
- the ihfB gene encoding integration host factor subunit beta: protein MTKSELIERIVTHQGLLSSKDVELAIKTMLEQMSQCLATGDRIEIRGFGSFSLHYRAPRVGRNPKTGQSVSLDGKFVPHFKPGKELRDRVNEDEEEGYEYP, encoded by the coding sequence ATGACGAAGTCGGAGTTGATCGAACGAATTGTCACCCATCAAGGGCTGCTCTCATCCAAGGATGTCGAGCTGGCCATCAAGACAATGCTTGAGCAAATGTCTCAATGCCTCGCCACTGGTGATCGCATCGAGATACGTGGCTTTGGCAGTTTCTCTCTCCATTACCGTGCCCCTCGCGTCGGCCGGAACCCGAAAACCGGCCAATCCGTTAGCCTGGATGGCAAATTCGTGCCTCATTTCAAACCAGGAAAAGAGCTGCGCGACCGGGTCAACGAAGACGAGGAAGAGGGCTACGAATACCCGTGA
- a CDS encoding LapA family protein, giving the protein MRNFKRIIFVIVILLIALATVVFLLENQQPTALVFLGWTAPQMSVAVPIILALLVGMVIGPVLGWTLRLGKIRKASRLA; this is encoded by the coding sequence ATGCGGAACTTTAAGCGAATCATATTTGTCATAGTTATTCTGCTGATTGCTTTGGCGACGGTAGTGTTCCTGTTAGAAAATCAACAGCCCACTGCATTGGTGTTTTTGGGTTGGACGGCTCCTCAAATGTCAGTCGCAGTGCCGATTATTTTGGCGTTGCTGGTTGGGATGGTGATCGGGCCGGTGCTGGGTTGGACATTGCGCCTGGGCAAGATCCGGAAAGCATCCCGATTAGCGTGA
- a CDS encoding LPS O-antigen chain length determinant protein WzzB, whose product MTSSMETPQDADEIDLFELMSSLWKQKIIIIFFVVLSVLTATAYAFLSKPIYEARIFIQPPTLNGIADFNYGRTREAELTPFAVKDVYEVFVHNLLSESLRRSFFVEVYLPSLPESKRAGSRDALYSDYLSELTIGLPAKDQPDRYLVSVQSRDPAQATDWVKAYVARAGEAAESEMLKNVAREAEVRARNLAQQISTLQETADKVREDSVTQLREALKVAQAIHLTEPPIISGNVSAEVSATMNGQLTYMRGTKALEAEIKNLEERKSNDPFIDSLRALQIKQSFYKDLQVSPDRVSVYLIDGTVEQPDRPIKPKKGLIIALGVIFGAGLGLLVALIRHFVLIRKTTETSN is encoded by the coding sequence ATGACGAGCTCCATGGAGACGCCGCAGGATGCGGATGAAATTGATCTGTTTGAATTAATGTCATCATTGTGGAAGCAGAAAATAATAATAATTTTTTTCGTCGTCCTATCAGTATTAACTGCCACCGCTTATGCTTTTCTTAGTAAACCAATCTATGAGGCCCGGATATTTATACAACCTCCAACTCTTAATGGTATCGCCGATTTTAATTATGGCCGTACTCGAGAGGCAGAGCTTACCCCGTTCGCAGTAAAGGACGTGTACGAGGTATTTGTGCATAACCTTCTAAGCGAATCGTTGCGACGGTCGTTTTTCGTTGAGGTTTATCTGCCTTCCTTGCCAGAGTCGAAACGGGCCGGATCACGAGACGCATTGTACTCGGATTATCTAAGTGAATTGACCATCGGGCTCCCTGCCAAGGATCAGCCTGATCGTTATTTGGTCAGCGTGCAGAGTCGGGACCCCGCGCAGGCTACCGACTGGGTAAAAGCTTATGTCGCCAGGGCTGGCGAAGCTGCGGAAAGTGAGATGTTAAAAAACGTCGCACGTGAAGCTGAGGTTCGTGCCCGCAATTTGGCCCAGCAAATTTCGACCCTGCAGGAGACTGCAGACAAGGTTCGTGAAGATTCCGTCACGCAGTTGCGCGAGGCTCTGAAAGTGGCACAGGCAATTCATCTGACGGAGCCTCCTATTATTTCGGGCAACGTCTCAGCCGAAGTGTCGGCGACGATGAATGGTCAGCTGACCTACATGCGCGGCACCAAAGCCTTGGAAGCTGAGATAAAAAATCTTGAAGAGCGGAAATCAAATGACCCGTTTATTGATTCACTTCGAGCATTGCAGATTAAACAAAGTTTTTACAAAGATTTGCAGGTCAGTCCCGACCGCGTATCGGTCTATCTAATTGACGGCACCGTCGAACAACCAGATCGCCCGATAAAACCGAAGAAAGGTTTGATTATCGCTTTGGGAGTAATTTTTGGTGCCGGGTTAGGATTATTGGTTGCATTGATTCGGCATTTCGTTCTAATTAGAAAGACAACGGAGACATCTAATTAG
- a CDS encoding flippase, whose protein sequence is MSLIKNSSWNIAGFAIPVIIAVPAIGYLARVLGAEKFGLFTLAYAVVGYASIFDAGLSRAVIRAVAMNGGQDDKLGRILGTSTVFVIALSIIAAIFLYFGAENITHFLSVSDALQSDAIDGFRLLSFAVTPLLLSTIWFSCLEGESKFLKLNILKVVTGTAIAAFPVLVVMLTSVSFESAVLGLVLGRIFTASVAYCYGLGRFRKKVMNFDRKTLGELLRFGGWITVSNVLSPVMVYFDRFFISNVLGAQYVAFYTAPAEAVSRLLLVPMAVSKVIFPMLSAKHKHANTHTALAYKLLIVFSVSTAMVVFLLADHILLLWLGPAYLGESVIVLRVLIIGFVFNSIAQIPFAKVQASGHSKITALIHVAEIIPYVILMIIFVKQWSLVGAAIAWTLRVTADYVLLEFASRKIDRIRQANYGLR, encoded by the coding sequence ATGAGTCTCATTAAAAATAGCTCTTGGAATATCGCGGGTTTTGCAATCCCCGTTATTATCGCTGTCCCCGCCATTGGTTATCTTGCTCGGGTGTTGGGGGCTGAGAAGTTTGGTTTGTTCACGCTTGCGTATGCTGTTGTAGGCTATGCCAGCATTTTTGACGCAGGGCTTTCAAGAGCAGTAATCCGCGCAGTGGCAATGAACGGAGGGCAAGATGATAAGCTGGGGCGGATTTTGGGTACATCCACTGTTTTCGTTATAGCCCTAAGTATTATTGCAGCTATATTTTTGTATTTTGGTGCTGAAAATATTACTCACTTTTTATCAGTCTCAGACGCGTTGCAAAGTGACGCTATAGATGGTTTTAGATTGTTGAGTTTTGCTGTCACCCCACTGTTGCTGAGCACAATCTGGTTTTCATGTCTTGAAGGTGAAAGCAAGTTTTTAAAATTAAACATCCTCAAAGTAGTTACGGGAACGGCCATAGCTGCATTTCCAGTATTAGTAGTAATGCTTACCAGCGTGAGCTTTGAATCTGCTGTGCTTGGACTCGTTTTAGGAAGAATATTTACGGCGTCAGTTGCTTATTGCTATGGGTTAGGGCGCTTCAGAAAGAAAGTGATGAATTTTGACCGAAAAACTTTGGGTGAGTTGCTTAGATTTGGTGGGTGGATAACCGTGAGCAACGTACTAAGTCCCGTAATGGTATATTTTGATAGATTCTTTATTTCAAACGTATTGGGCGCTCAATACGTAGCGTTCTATACAGCGCCAGCGGAAGCAGTCTCAAGGTTATTACTCGTTCCTATGGCCGTTTCTAAAGTTATATTTCCAATGCTCAGTGCCAAACATAAGCACGCCAATACCCATACCGCACTCGCCTATAAATTATTAATAGTATTCAGTGTTTCCACAGCGATGGTTGTATTTCTGCTGGCGGACCACATATTGCTTTTGTGGTTGGGGCCGGCCTACCTTGGCGAATCGGTTATTGTTTTGAGAGTCTTGATCATAGGTTTTGTGTTCAATTCGATCGCTCAAATCCCTTTCGCAAAGGTCCAAGCAAGTGGCCACTCCAAAATCACTGCATTGATACATGTGGCGGAAATAATTCCTTACGTAATACTGATGATAATCTTTGTTAAACAATGGTCCTTGGTTGGTGCTGCTATCGCGTGGACATTAAGAGTAACGGCAGACTACGTGCTGTTAGAATTCGCATCAAGAAAAATTGACAGAATACGGCAGGCTAATTATGGATTGCGTTGA
- a CDS encoding glycosyltransferase family 2 protein, translated as MATYNGEQYLEEQIESIRAQDHLNWKLYVSDDGSTDSTLSLIQKYADLDSRVCVVNTQRQGGVVNNFNKALNFSTSDYAMLCDQDDIWLSNKVSVMLASIKERMLVGVIESPILVFSDLHLVDEKNKTIQKSFYRSNNLNPNYNTDAKFLSWRSSVYGCTIIMNRALLVRALPLPKGVPMHDQWLSLIAAHTGIVAYANNQTIRYRQHQGNVVGGAGRGAWGKVKALKGLLKNIEKAVDGCIQQNSALLQYLSAAEAVDHIALDSIRYKLKFIVSNVLPYWSERKGYCFFFVVKLLFCRQNFVSNQQL; from the coding sequence ATGGCCACCTATAATGGAGAGCAATATCTAGAGGAACAGATTGAGTCAATACGTGCCCAAGACCATTTGAATTGGAAACTGTATGTGAGTGATGACGGTTCTACGGACAGTACGCTATCGCTTATTCAAAAATATGCTGACTTAGATTCACGTGTGTGCGTTGTAAATACCCAGCGCCAAGGAGGAGTAGTTAATAATTTCAACAAAGCGTTGAACTTCTCTACTTCTGACTACGCAATGTTGTGCGATCAAGATGATATATGGCTAAGTAATAAAGTCTCCGTAATGCTTGCATCTATTAAAGAACGGATGTTAGTCGGAGTAATTGAAAGCCCTATTCTTGTTTTTTCAGATCTACATTTGGTTGATGAAAAAAATAAAACCATTCAAAAAAGCTTTTATCGTAGTAATAATTTAAACCCTAATTACAATACGGACGCTAAATTTTTGTCGTGGCGGTCTAGCGTTTACGGATGTACTATTATAATGAACCGGGCTCTTTTAGTGAGGGCGTTGCCATTGCCTAAGGGCGTGCCTATGCATGACCAATGGTTATCTTTGATAGCAGCACATACGGGCATCGTTGCGTATGCGAATAATCAAACTATTCGTTATCGTCAGCATCAAGGCAATGTTGTTGGTGGCGCGGGTAGAGGTGCTTGGGGAAAAGTCAAAGCACTCAAAGGTCTTCTAAAGAACATTGAAAAAGCCGTCGATGGCTGTATTCAACAAAATTCAGCGTTACTTCAGTACCTTTCAGCCGCTGAAGCTGTAGATCATATTGCCTTGGATTCGATCAGATATAAGTTAAAATTTATAGTTTCGAACGTATTGCCTTATTGGAGCGAAAGAAAAGGTTATTGTTTTTTCTTTGTAGTGAAACTTCTTTTTTGCCGACAAAATTTTGTGTCGAACCAACAATTATAA
- a CDS encoding glycosyltransferase has translation MHLVNNLSDEFLFLIVTRDHDLGDNDTYSDVTVNKWQDVGAAKVLYVSEGNMSNNFLRTLLSKTPHDILYLNSFFDIDYSIKPLFARLWLSKLDRRPVLLAPRGEFSPGALKLKHIKKRVYLLFVRLIRLYRNVNFQASSILESENIQRELGYVDPIVKVAIDLPDKKASPTVGSTTIILSSALKIIFLSRISPMKNLDFALKILSRLESDVVFDIYGPIEDLEYWALCQSLIEVLPSNIKVFYKGGVPPVEVGPTFAGYDLFLFPTRGENYGHVIAESLSAGTVVLVSDQTPWKNLKDDGLGWDIPLQSPDEMVEAITEFASRGREAWSAHRSIVQSNVASRLYNPANVQANRDMFNSIA, from the coding sequence ATGCATCTCGTAAATAATTTAAGTGACGAATTTCTATTTCTAATAGTTACTCGTGATCACGATCTGGGTGATAATGATACTTATTCTGATGTCACAGTAAATAAATGGCAGGATGTGGGTGCCGCAAAGGTACTTTATGTGTCAGAAGGGAACATGTCTAATAACTTTCTTCGTACATTGCTATCCAAGACGCCTCACGATATTTTATATTTGAATAGTTTTTTTGACATCGATTATTCGATCAAGCCTTTGTTTGCCAGATTGTGGTTGAGTAAACTCGACAGGCGTCCTGTTTTGCTGGCTCCAAGAGGTGAGTTCTCTCCAGGCGCGTTGAAACTTAAACACATAAAAAAACGTGTGTATTTATTGTTCGTTCGGCTGATTAGGCTTTACAGAAACGTTAATTTTCAAGCATCAAGCATACTTGAGTCGGAAAATATCCAGCGTGAGCTAGGCTACGTTGATCCAATTGTTAAAGTGGCTATCGATTTACCGGACAAAAAAGCGTCACCGACAGTGGGCTCGACAACAATCATCCTGAGCAGTGCACTGAAAATAATATTTCTCTCACGTATATCGCCCATGAAAAATCTAGATTTCGCGCTGAAGATACTCAGTCGATTGGAAAGTGATGTCGTGTTTGACATATATGGTCCTATTGAGGATCTTGAATATTGGGCGCTATGTCAGTCATTGATTGAAGTTTTGCCGAGCAATATAAAAGTTTTTTATAAAGGCGGTGTTCCGCCGGTTGAAGTCGGCCCTACCTTTGCGGGGTATGATCTGTTCCTTTTTCCTACTCGAGGGGAAAACTACGGTCATGTTATCGCAGAGTCGTTGTCTGCAGGGACGGTCGTTCTTGTAAGTGATCAGACTCCTTGGAAAAACTTAAAGGATGACGGGTTAGGCTGGGATATACCTCTTCAGTCACCTGATGAGATGGTTGAGGCAATAACTGAGTTTGCTTCAAGAGGGCGCGAAGCGTGGTCAGCACATAGGAGCATTGTTCAGTCCAATGTTGCATCCCGCCTCTATAATCCAGCAAATGTCCAAGCAAACCGGGATATGTTTAATAGTATTGCTTGA